One window of Mycoplasma cottewii genomic DNA carries:
- a CDS encoding MATE family efflux transporter yields MKFNLKKILYVKDFKQIMSLTIHIFLQLFFAAIISQINILLFSWYAGGTGFFAAVNKTTTLFIAIQFIPGLVASGTLVVGSKLFGQNKEKELSKLITTGILINLTITLFIYILTSVFASTFLSWLDAKNEFIVTNNKYNQINELDFCVKYFQIINISLVIMSVVQVLVAGLQIISKQRHIAIGSILSNVVDIILVVLVLYAFDWNPIYASLGLVLAVLFQLVYMIVVNVIYIDYRNWKFINQIEVKYMFETIKIGLPITLEVGLWNVCNFVANTAISHLYVNSTFIDQQQVINTFINLHRTLTAIVQYSITFLLAISTITSMLVAKMIGKNDKQKAFEIGVSCWKIAIYSQLLLSSITLVLTYPLLKAFNINSTLINKYGYILMSVLFIKLLFDTANMTLLRALWSTGDLWIPLSISVVTMISGMCLLPWLVSSTFKGDTGYGLVLIYLVISLDPILRSIIYTKRWFKRKWESRIKVV; encoded by the coding sequence ATGAAATTTAATTTAAAAAAGATACTTTATGTAAAAGATTTTAAACAGATAATGTCGCTAACAATTCATATATTTTTACAATTATTTTTTGCAGCAATTATATCTCAAATAAATATTTTATTATTTAGTTGATATGCTGGAGGAACAGGATTTTTTGCTGCAGTTAATAAAACAACAACATTATTTATTGCTATTCAATTTATTCCTGGTTTAGTTGCTAGTGGAACGTTGGTTGTAGGAAGTAAATTATTTGGTCAAAATAAAGAAAAAGAATTATCTAAACTAATAACTACTGGTATTTTAATTAACTTAACTATTACTTTATTTATCTATATTTTAACTAGTGTATTTGCTTCAACTTTTTTAAGTTGATTAGATGCAAAAAATGAATTCATAGTTACTAATAATAAGTACAATCAAATTAATGAATTAGATTTTTGTGTAAAGTATTTTCAAATTATAAATATTAGTTTAGTAATTATGTCAGTTGTTCAAGTTTTAGTTGCTGGATTACAAATCATTAGTAAACAACGTCACATTGCAATTGGTTCAATTTTATCTAATGTGGTAGATATTATTTTGGTTGTATTAGTTTTATATGCATTTGATTGAAATCCTATTTATGCTAGTTTAGGTTTAGTCTTAGCAGTTTTATTTCAATTAGTTTATATGATAGTAGTAAATGTTATTTATATTGATTATAGAAATTGAAAATTTATTAATCAGATTGAAGTTAAATATATGTTTGAAACTATTAAAATAGGTCTTCCTATAACTTTAGAAGTAGGATTATGAAACGTATGTAATTTTGTTGCAAATACAGCTATTAGTCATTTATATGTAAATTCAACTTTTATTGATCAACAACAAGTAATTAATACTTTTATAAACTTACATAGAACATTAACTGCTATTGTACAGTACTCAATTACTTTCTTATTAGCTATAAGTACAATTACATCAATGTTAGTAGCTAAAATGATAGGAAAAAATGATAAACAAAAAGCTTTTGAAATAGGAGTTAGTTGTTGAAAAATAGCAATTTATTCTCAGTTATTATTATCATCAATTACTTTAGTTTTAACTTATCCATTACTAAAAGCATTCAACATAAATTCAACATTAATTAATAAGTATGGATATATTTTAATGAGTGTGTTGTTTATTAAACTTTTATTTGATACTGCTAATATGACTTTACTAAGAGCATTATGATCAACTGGAGATTTATGAATACCTTTATCAATATCAGTTGTTACAATGATTAGTGGTATGTGTTTATTACCTTGACTTGTTAGTTCTACTTTTAAAGGTGATACAGGTTATGGTTTAGTTCTTATTTATTTAGTTATAAGTTTAGATCCTATTTTAAGATCAATAATCTATACTAAACGTTGATTTAAAAGAAAATGAGAAAGCCGTATTAAAGTTGTTTAA
- the rnmV gene encoding ribonuclease M5, whose amino-acid sequence MLNKIKQVIIVEGKTDTQKLKNIFGNEIKTIETNGLSLDQKTLRIIKEFNDTVGVIIFTDPDGAGKKIREQIINYLDNKVLNAFITKQDVNKQYKKIGIAQADESAIKKALSELIVYDKNNDSISWNDYVNNDFYLKSNRDKICKHFNFEKSISSKTLFKWLNWMNLKVKDIKEILGE is encoded by the coding sequence ATGCTTAATAAAATCAAACAAGTTATTATAGTAGAAGGTAAAACTGATACTCAAAAACTTAAAAATATTTTTGGTAATGAGATTAAAACTATTGAAACTAATGGATTGAGTTTAGATCAAAAAACTCTTAGAATAATTAAAGAATTTAACGATACAGTTGGAGTTATTATTTTTACTGATCCAGATGGAGCTGGTAAGAAAATTAGAGAACAAATTATTAATTATTTAGATAATAAAGTCTTAAATGCTTTTATAACAAAACAAGATGTAAACAAACAATATAAAAAAATAGGAATAGCTCAAGCTGATGAGTCCGCTATTAAAAAAGCTTTATCAGAACTAATAGTTTATGATAAAAATAATGATTCTATTAGTTGAAATGATTATGTTAATAATGATTTTTATTTAAAATCTAATAGAGATAAAATTTGTAAACATTTTAATTTTGAAAAATCAATTAGTTCAAAAACTTTGTTTAAATGATTAAATTGAATGAACTTAAAAGTAAAAGATATTAAAGAAATATTAGGAGAATAA
- the rsmA gene encoding 16S rRNA (adenine(1518)-N(6)/adenine(1519)-N(6))-dimethyltransferase RsmA, which translates to MQVKAKKHFGQNFISDPKLISKIVDVLGDDSDQLIIEIGPGTGALTTELVKRFKKVVAIEIDKELEPILRSKINSDNFDFVLADVLTVDFESLIKQYDFKKVSIISNMPYYITSEILFKTLKISHLLNKAVFMMQKEVAVRLCANKNENNYNNLSVVCEFYSDRKYEFTVVKGMFRPIPKVDSAIVSLTFNDKFKSQVKDDQKFAEFVRKLFNNKRKTILNNLTNIVSDKNLALDYLNKANIDAKKRPEQLGLEEFILLFNLIG; encoded by the coding sequence ATGCAAGTAAAAGCTAAAAAACATTTTGGTCAAAACTTTATATCAGATCCTAAATTAATAAGTAAAATTGTTGATGTCTTAGGTGATGATTCTGATCAATTAATAATTGAAATAGGACCAGGAACTGGAGCATTAACAACTGAATTAGTTAAAAGATTTAAAAAAGTTGTTGCTATTGAAATTGATAAAGAATTAGAACCGATTTTAAGATCAAAAATTAATTCAGATAATTTTGATTTTGTTTTAGCTGATGTTTTAACTGTTGATTTTGAATCTTTAATTAAACAATACGATTTTAAAAAAGTTTCTATTATTTCAAATATGCCTTATTACATAACAAGTGAAATTTTATTTAAAACTCTTAAAATAAGTCATTTATTAAATAAAGCAGTTTTTATGATGCAAAAAGAAGTAGCGGTTAGATTGTGTGCTAATAAAAATGAAAATAACTACAATAATTTATCAGTTGTTTGTGAATTTTATTCTGATAGAAAATATGAATTTACTGTAGTTAAAGGAATGTTTAGACCTATTCCAAAAGTTGATTCAGCAATTGTTAGTTTAACTTTTAATGATAAGTTTAAATCTCAAGTTAAAGATGATCAAAAATTTGCTGAATTTGTAAGAAAATTATTTAACAACAAAAGAAAAACTATTTTGAACAATTTAACAAATATTGTTAGTGATAAAAATTTAGCTTTAGATTATTTAAATAAAGCAAACATTGATGCTAAAAAAAGACCTGAACAATTAGGTTTAGAAGAATTTATTTTACTATTTAATTTGATAGGTTAA
- a CDS encoding DNA polymerase III subunit beta: MNIRINRMVLLDNLQKAVKLIDHKNTNPSLTGIYLNAENDKVSIISTNGTLSFKSILDNKNSDLEIKQEGKVIIKPKYVLEMLRKLEDEFVILTMVEDSELTIRTHNSDFNVSVLNADDYPLIGFREKGTEIVLNPNEVKRTIYQVIVSMNENNKKLVLTGLNLKVEDDKVIFSTTDSFRISQKVLQAKSKIVEHVDITIPYKTVSELPRLLDNAKNLKIILFEGYITFIIDNVVFQSNLIDGRFPNVQIAFPKEFETIISLKQRVISKLLSRFDFPTDDGMPSIVNIKVDNDKIYFKTSISEVGKYEEEFEDFSIEGNKNISISFNTRFLIEAIKTLDEDIIELKLINSTKPIILNNMSDEDLKQVILPTFLSN, from the coding sequence ATGAATATTAGAATCAATAGAATGGTGTTATTAGATAATTTACAAAAAGCAGTTAAACTTATAGACCATAAAAATACTAATCCTAGTTTAACTGGTATTTATTTAAATGCAGAAAATGATAAAGTAAGTATTATTTCAACTAATGGTACACTTTCATTTAAAAGTATTTTAGATAATAAAAATTCTGATTTAGAAATTAAACAAGAAGGTAAAGTTATAATTAAACCTAAATATGTTTTAGAAATGCTAAGAAAGTTAGAAGATGAATTTGTAATATTAACAATGGTTGAAGATAGTGAATTAACTATTAGAACTCATAATTCTGATTTTAATGTTAGTGTTTTAAATGCAGATGATTATCCTTTAATTGGTTTTAGAGAAAAAGGTACTGAAATTGTTTTAAATCCAAATGAAGTTAAAAGAACTATTTATCAAGTAATTGTTTCAATGAATGAAAATAATAAAAAATTAGTTTTAACAGGTTTAAATTTAAAAGTAGAAGATGATAAAGTAATTTTCTCAACAACTGATTCATTCAGAATAAGTCAAAAAGTTTTACAAGCAAAATCTAAAATAGTTGAACATGTTGATATAACAATTCCTTATAAAACTGTTAGTGAATTACCTAGATTATTAGATAATGCTAAAAATTTAAAAATAATATTATTTGAAGGATATATTACTTTTATTATTGATAATGTAGTTTTCCAATCAAATTTAATAGACGGAAGATTTCCTAATGTACAAATTGCCTTTCCTAAAGAATTTGAAACAATTATTAGTTTAAAACAAAGAGTGATTTCTAAATTATTATCAAGATTTGATTTTCCTACAGATGACGGTATGCCAAGTATTGTTAATATTAAAGTTGACAATGATAAAATTTATTTCAAAACTTCTATTTCAGAAGTTGGAAAATATGAAGAAGAATTTGAAGATTTCTCTATTGAAGGAAACAAAAATATTTCAATAAGTTTTAATACTAGATTTTTAATTGAAGCTATCAAAACTTTAGATGAAGATATTATTGAATTAAAATTAATTAACTCAACAAAACCAATCATTTTAAACAATATGAGTGATGAAGATTTAAAACAAGTTATTCTTCCTACGTTTTTAAGTAATTAA
- a CDS encoding ATP-binding protein — protein sequence MRKANVLNLIQYHIEENDIAFRKEAYLIAEEFYKTNDDELGEYIFSMLRGANNFVPQLSSDITIPFAQKIQLQTSLEPLPLPEKISEDIKGIINAINRKVAINKFLFQGPPGTGKTESVKQIARILNRDLFIIDSNNIIDSHLGQTGKNISELFDAINNISSPEKVIICFDEIDALALERVDQKDVREMGRVTTSILKALDSLNENIILIATTNLFKHFDKALSRRFDLVLNFNRYQRQDLIDISEVILKHYLKKVENVKSELKLFRKIISLMQEIPLPGELKNIIKSAIYLSDPNDEHDYLKRLYKQISNDSYDLKKLKENNFTVREIEILTGISKSNVAVKLKGE from the coding sequence ATGAGAAAGGCTAATGTCTTAAATTTAATACAATATCATATAGAAGAAAATGATATAGCTTTTAGAAAAGAAGCGTATTTAATTGCTGAAGAATTTTACAAAACAAATGATGATGAATTAGGTGAATATATCTTTTCAATGTTGCGTGGAGCTAATAATTTTGTTCCTCAATTAAGTTCTGATATAACAATTCCATTTGCTCAAAAAATACAATTACAAACAAGTTTAGAACCACTTCCACTTCCAGAAAAAATCTCAGAAGATATCAAAGGTATAATTAATGCGATAAATCGTAAAGTCGCAATAAATAAATTTTTATTTCAAGGTCCACCAGGAACAGGAAAAACTGAAAGTGTAAAACAAATCGCAAGAATATTAAATAGAGATTTATTTATTATTGATTCAAATAATATTATTGATTCTCATTTAGGACAAACTGGAAAAAATATTTCAGAATTATTTGATGCAATTAATAATATCTCTTCACCTGAAAAAGTTATTATTTGTTTTGATGAAATTGATGCACTTGCTTTAGAACGTGTTGATCAAAAAGATGTTAGAGAAATGGGTAGAGTTACTACTAGTATTTTGAAAGCTTTAGATAGTTTAAATGAAAATATTATACTTATAGCTACAACTAACTTATTCAAACATTTTGATAAAGCATTAAGTAGAAGATTTGATTTAGTTTTAAATTTCAATAGATACCAAAGACAAGATCTTATTGATATTAGTGAAGTTATTTTAAAACATTATCTTAAAAAAGTTGAGAACGTAAAAAGTGAACTTAAATTATTTAGAAAAATCATTTCTTTAATGCAAGAAATTCCTTTACCTGGTGAACTAAAAAATATTATTAAATCAGCAATTTATTTAAGTGATCCTAATGATGAACATGATTATTTAAAAAGACTTTATAAACAAATTTCAAATGATAGTTATGATCTAAAAAAATTAAAAGAAAATAATTTTACAGTTAGAGAAATTGAAATATTAACAGGTATTTCAAAAAGTAACGTAGCCGTAAAGCTGAAAGGAGAATAA
- a CDS encoding S8 family peptidase, with amino-acid sequence MNSLLVLKGEFESKPNPSKPGDPKLSGKKYLKVDHIKNLLDQLNNAYNFWKNQNLEIDALINVKYYSIAAKSKRINQLFYSALKQNNDKIVGVSLIDDYENNNIKQKHLITYYIEKDILKNAINKLSMIVNQLEQNNIKFITNELLDRISNNQIDISSSEISKTQFRSVIVDLSHIEEFNVKTTHTDLNNEKIVTLYDINVDEIELLKQLNINLNTRDRISKNTFYLDSESYNLLKEKAPYLISMSVEDLNEVDWKDDDYNLVSNNNILTIPDPTFEPVVGVIDTMFDNRVYFSKWVEFKKDISDEIPLSQNDFNHGTAVTSIIVDGPSFNKHLEDNCGRFRVRHFGVAKNNWNSTLSLYNKIKNIVENNKDIKVWNLSLGSKLEIDKNSISVMGHLLDKLQYENDVIFIVAGTNKEVDELNLKRIGSPADSINSIVVNSVDYKNNPVSYSRKGPVLHFFNKPDVSYYGGTKDKPITTCTANGVYKVIGTSFAAPWITRKVAYLIHKLKFSKEEAKALIIDSAISNDNDKDIVGHGIVPIKINDIVESKNHEIKIVLSSYTKEYHTYNHEFPVPVQDNAFPFTVKATLVYFTDTNRNQGVDYTKNELDFQFGPMIGERENLKIKPLNENKQSSHEDNVYINEQEARKEFSKWNTVKIIEKKETTETGKSRKSIKVKNNHLSWGIKVTKKYRLNNTNNDKIKFSIVITLKDIDRTKNRLENFISLCKSSQRWYVRKIKIDNEINIFSKSNEQIEFDS; translated from the coding sequence ATGAATTCATTGCTAGTTTTAAAAGGTGAATTCGAGTCAAAACCTAATCCTTCAAAACCTGGTGATCCTAAATTAAGTGGTAAAAAATATTTAAAAGTGGATCATATTAAAAATTTACTAGATCAATTAAATAATGCTTATAATTTTTGAAAAAATCAGAACTTAGAAATTGATGCTTTAATAAATGTTAAATACTATTCAATAGCAGCAAAAAGCAAAAGAATAAACCAATTATTTTATTCAGCATTAAAACAAAATAATGACAAAATAGTTGGTGTTAGTTTAATTGATGATTATGAAAATAATAATATAAAACAAAAGCATTTAATAACTTATTATATTGAAAAAGATATATTAAAAAATGCAATCAATAAATTATCGATGATAGTTAATCAATTAGAACAAAACAACATTAAATTCATAACAAATGAATTATTAGATCGAATTTCAAATAATCAAATTGATATATCATCAAGTGAAATATCTAAAACTCAATTTCGTTCTGTAATTGTTGATTTATCTCACATTGAAGAGTTTAATGTTAAAACTACTCATACTGATTTAAATAATGAAAAAATAGTAACTTTATATGATATTAATGTTGATGAAATCGAATTATTAAAACAATTAAATATTAATTTAAATACACGAGATAGAATTAGTAAAAATACATTTTATTTAGATAGTGAATCATACAATTTATTAAAAGAAAAAGCTCCATATTTAATTTCAATGTCTGTTGAAGATTTAAATGAAGTAGATTGAAAAGATGATGACTATAACTTAGTTTCTAACAATAATATTTTAACAATACCAGATCCTACATTTGAACCTGTTGTTGGAGTAATTGATACAATGTTTGATAACAGAGTTTATTTTTCAAAATGAGTTGAATTTAAAAAAGATATCTCAGATGAAATACCTTTATCACAAAATGATTTTAATCATGGAACAGCTGTAACTTCTATTATCGTTGATGGTCCATCTTTTAATAAACATTTAGAAGATAATTGCGGTAGATTTAGAGTACGACATTTTGGTGTAGCTAAAAATAATTGAAACAGTACTTTATCTCTTTATAACAAAATAAAAAATATTGTTGAAAATAATAAAGATATTAAAGTTTGAAATTTATCTTTAGGTTCAAAATTAGAAATAGATAAAAACTCAATATCAGTTATGGGACATTTACTAGATAAATTGCAATATGAAAATGATGTTATTTTTATAGTTGCAGGAACTAATAAAGAAGTGGATGAATTAAATTTAAAAAGAATAGGATCTCCTGCAGATTCAATAAATTCAATTGTTGTAAATTCAGTTGATTACAAAAATAATCCTGTAAGTTATTCTAGAAAAGGGCCTGTTCTACATTTCTTTAATAAACCTGATGTCAGTTATTACGGTGGAACTAAAGATAAACCTATCACAACTTGTACAGCTAATGGTGTTTATAAAGTTATTGGTACTTCATTTGCAGCACCTTGAATAACAAGAAAAGTTGCATATCTTATTCATAAATTAAAATTTTCAAAAGAAGAAGCTAAAGCTTTAATAATTGATTCCGCAATATCTAATGACAATGATAAAGACATAGTAGGACATGGAATTGTGCCAATAAAAATAAATGATATTGTTGAATCTAAAAATCATGAAATTAAAATAGTTTTATCATCTTACACAAAAGAATATCATACTTATAATCATGAATTCCCAGTCCCTGTTCAAGACAATGCTTTTCCGTTCACTGTAAAAGCAACACTAGTATATTTTACTGATACTAATAGAAATCAAGGTGTTGATTACACTAAAAATGAATTAGATTTCCAATTTGGACCAATGATTGGAGAAAGAGAAAATTTAAAAATAAAACCATTAAATGAAAATAAACAATCTTCTCATGAAGATAATGTTTATATAAACGAACAAGAAGCAAGAAAAGAATTTTCAAAATGAAATACCGTTAAAATTATTGAGAAAAAAGAAACAACTGAAACAGGTAAATCTAGAAAATCAATAAAAGTAAAAAACAATCATCTTTCTTGAGGAATTAAAGTTACTAAAAAATATAGATTAAATAACACTAATAATGACAAAATAAAATTCAGTATTGTGATAACTCTTAAAGATATAGATAGAACAAAAAATCGCTTAGAAAACTTTATTAGTTTATGTAAATCTAGTCAAAGATGATATGTTAGAAAAATTAAAATTGACAATGAAATTAATATTTTTTCTAAATCAAATGAACAGATAGAATTTGATTCTTAA
- the dnaA gene encoding chromosomal replication initiator protein DnaA: MEEKDLLKKLKLSLSENPNIDEAVYNEYISTSKLYKKSENEYVFVVKSIFGLKTIKHIEGVIQDVIKKELHNEVLLSFTDEKKYKKEQETLSSQATKQEEQVKPKSSSLLKKPSRLIGNTFDNFVVGPSNEQAFLAAQTVAKNPGFAYNPLFIYGESGMGKTHILKATKNYIENNFSDLKVVYMSGEEFARKAIDVLQKTHQEIEAFKDDILINDVLIIDDIQFLSNKIKTNELLFTIFNNFIEYDKQLIFSSDKSPEQLNGFDNRLITRFNMGLSIPIMNLDIKTATAIIKKELKEQNPNLDFSPEAINFLSNYYADDVRKIKGSISRLSFWMLQNPDQTIISIDIVTELFKGVPTSKFGILNVKKIKEVVSEKYGVSVNAIDGRGRAKAIVEARHIAMYLTKIILNHTLVQIGEEFGGRDHTTVINAERKINKMLKDNKEFKKIMENLKAKILAK; encoded by the coding sequence TTCTAAATTGTATAAAAAGAGTGAAAATGAATATGTTTTTGTAGTTAAGTCTATATTTGGACTAAAAACTATTAAACATATCGAAGGTGTAATACAAGATGTTATAAAAAAAGAATTACATAATGAAGTTTTATTAAGTTTTACTGATGAAAAAAAATATAAAAAAGAACAAGAAACATTATCTAGCCAAGCAACTAAACAAGAAGAACAAGTAAAACCAAAATCAAGTTCTTTATTAAAAAAACCTAGCAGATTAATAGGAAATACATTTGATAATTTTGTTGTTGGACCTAGTAATGAACAAGCTTTTTTAGCTGCTCAAACTGTTGCTAAAAATCCCGGTTTTGCTTATAATCCATTATTTATTTATGGAGAATCAGGAATGGGGAAAACTCATATTTTAAAAGCTACTAAAAACTATATTGAGAATAATTTTTCTGATTTAAAAGTAGTTTATATGAGTGGTGAAGAGTTTGCTAGAAAAGCAATTGATGTACTACAAAAAACTCATCAAGAAATCGAAGCATTTAAAGATGATATCTTGATAAATGATGTGTTAATAATTGATGATATCCAATTTTTAAGCAATAAAATAAAGACAAATGAGCTGTTATTCACAATTTTCAACAATTTTATTGAGTATGATAAACAACTGATTTTTTCAAGTGATAAATCACCTGAACAATTAAACGGTTTTGATAATAGATTAATTACTAGATTTAATATGGGATTAAGTATTCCAATTATGAATTTAGATATAAAAACAGCAACTGCAATCATTAAAAAAGAACTTAAAGAACAAAATCCTAACTTAGATTTCTCACCAGAAGCTATTAACTTTTTATCTAATTATTATGCTGATGATGTTAGAAAAATCAAAGGTTCAATATCTAGATTAAGTTTCTGAATGTTACAAAATCCAGATCAAACAATTATTTCTATTGATATTGTTACTGAATTGTTTAAAGGTGTTCCTACTTCTAAGTTCGGTATATTAAATGTTAAAAAAATCAAAGAAGTTGTTTCTGAAAAATACGGTGTTAGTGTTAATGCAATTGATGGAAGAGGAAGAGCAAAAGCGATTGTTGAAGCAAGACATATTGCAATGTATCTTACAAAAATCATCTTAAATCATACTTTAGTTCAAATAGGTGAAGAATTCGGTGGAAGAGATCATACAACAGTTATAAACGCTGAACGTAAAATAAATAAAATGTTGAAAGATAACAAAGAATTTAAAAAAATTATGGAAAACTTAAAGGCTAAAATCTTAGCAAAATAA